One genomic window of Mucilaginibacter terrenus includes the following:
- a CDS encoding DUF6249 domain-containing protein, translating into MERVLIPILVPLGFFAMIFGIFYIRNRERMAMIERGMNPKVDLPQPHTNLKWGLLLIGCGLGLFLAYLLDSTVLHHEGEENPAVYFSLIAIFGGIGLYLSYKADMKYLEKQGSKE; encoded by the coding sequence ATGGAAAGAGTTTTAATACCCATATTAGTTCCGCTGGGTTTTTTCGCAATGATCTTTGGCATTTTTTATATCCGCAACCGCGAGCGGATGGCAATGATTGAAAGGGGCATGAACCCCAAAGTTGATCTGCCGCAGCCGCACACCAATTTGAAATGGGGCTTATTGCTTATCGGATGTGGTTTGGGATTGTTTTTAGCATACCTGCTTGATTCCACTGTTCTGCACCATGAGGGTGAAGAAAATCCGGCAGTATACTTTTCTTTAATTGCAATATTTGGTGGTATAGGCTTATACCTGTCTTATAAGGCAGATATGAAGTATTTAGAGAAGCAAGGCTCTAAAGAGTAG
- a CDS encoding DinB family protein gives MIPRPHPDDYSPQAANYVAQVPEGADVLQLLRDNQQITYDLFSNMTEEQAMHSYAPGKWTLKEMLGHMIDTERVFSFRAFVFSREDIALPGFDQDTYVNSTDFNNRTLQSLAEEFKALRTTTLFLYESFSNEQLQQSGMASGYIVKVGALVYITAGHELYHHQLIKERYQ, from the coding sequence ATGATACCAAGACCACATCCTGATGACTACTCGCCACAGGCTGCAAATTACGTAGCACAAGTTCCGGAAGGAGCGGATGTATTACAGTTGCTCAGAGACAATCAGCAGATCACTTACGATTTGTTCAGCAACATGACCGAAGAGCAAGCTATGCATAGCTATGCACCAGGCAAGTGGACGCTGAAGGAGATGCTGGGACACATGATAGACACTGAACGGGTGTTCAGTTTCCGCGCGTTTGTGTTTTCACGGGAAGACATTGCATTGCCGGGATTTGACCAGGACACCTACGTTAACAGTACTGATTTTAACAACCGCACCTTACAAAGCCTGGCAGAGGAGTTTAAAGCGCTTCGTACAACTACTTTATTCCTGTACGAGTCATTTAGTAATGAGCAACTTCAACAGAGCGGCATGGCGAGCGGATACATAGTAAAAGTAGGGGCATTGGTTTACATTACCGCCGGGCACGAACTGTACCATCATCAACTGATTAAAGAACGTTACCAATAA
- a CDS encoding sensor histidine kinase, with protein sequence MNPYQQKRTWKYSLLAFAVVIASGSLFYTSYLVRNIAQSERTRAQVWALSMKQITSSDDADFLSYVIAVRDSSTVPAIIVNEQGDMKFTRGLDSTKTFIKMDPQELKLKKQTYDLDYFKGELQYMKEQHEPIRIKMLGDNLLVYYKDSDLLRQLKIFPYVQLSVIAIFLMVAYTAFSSSRRSEQNQVWVGLAKETAHQLGTPISSLMAWIVLIKDKFNAEDDPLMAEMENDVKRLEIVADRFSKIGSKPKLETHSVYEVVKDFVDYFKVRVSDKISFELTGNRRLIAGLNIPLFDWVLENLLKNAVNAIEGTGSIKVNISGSRAKKQVFIDVTDTGKGIPRSKFETVFQPGYTTRKRGWGLGLSLTKRIINNYHNGQIMVRDSEVGKGTTFRIVLKSLNNDTKTTS encoded by the coding sequence ATGAACCCCTATCAACAAAAACGCACCTGGAAATATTCGCTTTTGGCGTTTGCCGTAGTTATTGCCAGCGGCTCTTTATTTTACACCAGTTACCTGGTGCGCAACATTGCGCAAAGCGAACGCACGCGGGCACAGGTATGGGCGTTGAGCATGAAACAGATCACCTCATCAGATGATGCCGATTTCCTGAGCTATGTTATAGCGGTGAGGGACAGCTCCACCGTGCCAGCTATTATTGTTAATGAACAAGGAGACATGAAGTTTACCCGCGGACTGGATAGTACCAAGACATTTATTAAAATGGATCCGCAGGAGCTTAAACTCAAAAAGCAAACGTACGATCTTGATTATTTTAAAGGCGAGCTGCAGTACATGAAAGAGCAGCATGAGCCTATCCGTATAAAAATGCTTGGTGATAATTTATTGGTTTATTACAAAGACTCGGACCTTTTACGCCAGCTTAAAATATTCCCGTATGTGCAGCTGTCGGTGATTGCTATATTCCTGATGGTAGCTTATACGGCGTTCAGCTCATCGCGCCGGTCTGAACAAAACCAGGTTTGGGTTGGTCTTGCCAAGGAAACCGCGCATCAACTGGGTACACCCATATCGTCGCTTATGGCCTGGATCGTACTTATAAAAGACAAGTTTAACGCCGAGGATGACCCGCTAATGGCGGAGATGGAAAACGATGTAAAGCGCCTGGAGATTGTTGCCGACCGCTTTTCTAAGATCGGCTCTAAACCTAAGCTGGAAACACATTCCGTTTACGAAGTGGTAAAAGATTTTGTAGATTACTTTAAGGTAAGGGTAAGTGATAAGATAAGCTTTGAACTTACCGGTAACCGAAGGTTGATAGCCGGGTTGAATATTCCGCTGTTTGACTGGGTTTTAGAAAACCTGCTGAAGAACGCCGTTAACGCCATAGAAGGTACCGGCAGTATTAAGGTTAATATAAGCGGAAGCCGTGCAAAAAAGCAGGTATTTATAGATGTTACAGATACAGGTAAAGGCATACCCCGTTCTAAGTTTGAGACCGTGTTTCAGCCAGGCTATACCACTCGTAAGCGCGGCTGGGGACTGGGTTTGTCGCTTACCAAACGTATAATAAACAACTATCATAATGGGCAAATTATGGTAAGGGATTCTGAAGTTGGTAAGGGCACTACTTTTCGCATCGTTTTAAAAAGCTTAAACAATGATACCAAGACCACATCCTGA